The genomic segment GCACAGCGCCATAACAGTTTTCCAGTGCGCCGTTGCGGGTTCGCAGTGCCCCCTAAACAACGGGCGGCGTGAAGCGCATAGAGCATTGCAACGTTGCAATGCCCTGACGATTGCGCAAGCAGCAGCCCGCTGTGAGGGCGCAAGCGCAGCTTCAGCCTTTGCGACGCAGAAACTTAGCCCGTTACGACGAGGGAAGTTACGGGCAAGACAGCAGCGCTGGCTCCGAATAAAGGCAGCAGCGCTGGCTCCGGATGAAGGCAGCAGCGCTGGCTCCGGATGAAGGCAGCAGCGCTATGCCTTTGCACGGCTAAGCGCCGGAACGAGCGTGCCGTAACCTTTAAGAATACAGATTCGTAAAGGTAATCTGCGCTGGACCAGTCGCCTTTGGAAATGCACTTTCGCAAAGGCAGCAAACGTCCCAAGCGTTTGGGCACGCGCCCTCGCCGGTGCGGCAGCCTGATTATAGGGTGATTTCCCAGGTTTTTGCTGTTATAGTTATGCCGCCGCGTCGCGGGCAGACGCGCGTGACGGCTTTTGCGCCGGGTTCCCCCGGATCGCGGCCCAGCCGCACAAACTGTATGCCGGAAACACCGGCCCCCTACAGCAAGGAGGAGAATCCATGCTGCTGCAAGGAAAAAAAGCCCTGATCATGGGCCTTGCCAACAACAGAAGCATCGCCTACGGCATCGCCGCCGCCCTTAAGGAACAGGGCGCGCGCCTGGCCTTCAACTATGTGGGCGAGGCCATTAAAAAACGGGTGGAGCCCCTCAGTGAGGAACTGGGCGGTGAATTTACCTTCCAGTGTGACGTGTGCGACGACGGCCAGATCGCCGACGCTGCCGCCCTGGTCAAAGACAACTGGGGCGACCTGGACATCCTGGTCCACTCCGTAGCCTTTGCCAACCGTGAGGATCTCAACGGCCGCTTTCTGGATACCTCGCGCGACGGCTTCAAGCTGGCACTGGAAGTTTCGGCCTTTTCGCTTACCGCCCTCTGCCGCGCCTTCGAGCCTCTGCTGCACGACGGCTCTTCGGTCATGACCATGACCTACCACGGCTCCACCCAGATTATCCCCGGCTACAACGTCATGGGGGTGGCTAAATCGGCGCTGGAAGCCTCTGTGCGC from the Desulfovibrio legallii genome contains:
- a CDS encoding enoyl-ACP reductase FabI, with protein sequence MLLQGKKALIMGLANNRSIAYGIAAALKEQGARLAFNYVGEAIKKRVEPLSEELGGEFTFQCDVCDDGQIADAAALVKDNWGDLDILVHSVAFANREDLNGRFLDTSRDGFKLALEVSAFSLTALCRAFEPLLHDGSSVMTMTYHGSTQIIPGYNVMGVAKSALEASVRYLAYDLGPKGVRVNAISSGPIKTLAASAVSSLKDIFTLVENHAPLHRNVRTTDVGGAAAFLASDLAHAVTGQVLYVDSGFSKMGVPA